In Natronomonas halophila, one DNA window encodes the following:
- a CDS encoding ribonuclease P protein component 4 produces the protein MSVAEERIERLHELAREAAREGNDDLARRYVRRAQRVAERNRLSLPKRFKRFTCDGCDAYLIPGRNARVRTQDGHVVVTCDCGEQARFPY, from the coding sequence GTGAGCGTCGCCGAGGAACGCATCGAGCGGTTACACGAGTTGGCACGCGAGGCCGCCCGCGAGGGTAACGACGACCTCGCGCGCCGCTACGTGCGCCGGGCCCAGCGGGTCGCCGAGCGGAACCGCCTGTCGCTGCCGAAGCGGTTCAAGCGGTTTACCTGCGATGGGTGTGACGCCTACCTGATTCCGGGGCGAAACGCACGGGTGCGAACGCAGGACGGCCACGTCGTCGTCACCTGTGATTGCGGCGAGCAGGCGCGATTCCCCTACTAG
- a CDS encoding DoxX family membrane protein produces the protein MSTTTRNRLESRYGGLTLTGDPHALSAWFVVALRLVMGGMILFAGLGKVSEWPFDASGYLVHGVDAASPVSGLYASMAATPAVMEAVNVIIPMTQLLIGTALIVGAFVRLAALGGAMQMTAFYLGGWAGDWLALFDSTLVYMVVFLAIGAFAAGRILGVDRYLEQVEVGGMPLIERFPRLRYVLG, from the coding sequence ATGTCAACTACAACCCGAAACCGGCTCGAAAGCCGCTACGGTGGGCTGACCCTCACCGGCGACCCCCACGCCCTCAGCGCGTGGTTCGTCGTCGCTCTGCGGCTGGTAATGGGCGGTATGATCCTCTTCGCGGGCCTCGGCAAGGTCAGTGAGTGGCCGTTCGACGCGAGCGGCTACCTCGTCCACGGGGTCGACGCCGCGAGCCCGGTTAGCGGGCTCTACGCTTCGATGGCCGCTACCCCGGCGGTTATGGAGGCGGTCAACGTCATCATCCCGATGACGCAACTCCTCATCGGTACGGCGCTCATCGTCGGCGCGTTCGTCCGACTCGCGGCCCTCGGTGGCGCCATGCAGATGACGGCGTTCTACCTCGGCGGCTGGGCCGGCGACTGGCTGGCGCTGTTCGACTCGACGCTGGTCTACATGGTCGTCTTCCTCGCCATCGGGGCCTTCGCCGCGGGCCGCATCCTCGGCGTCGACCGCTACCTCGAACAGGTCGAAGTCGGCGGCATGCCGCTTATCGAGCGGTTCCCGCGACTCCGGTACGTCCTCGGCTGA
- a CDS encoding YhbY family RNA-binding protein, protein MSDNDLRQRAHDLDVTVWVGKSGLDPVVDELADQLEDRELVKVKFLRAARGGTNTEELAEELANRVNAEVFDTRGHTAVIRR, encoded by the coding sequence ATGTCGGACAACGACCTGCGACAGCGGGCCCACGACCTGGACGTGACCGTCTGGGTGGGCAAATCCGGTCTCGACCCGGTCGTCGATGAATTAGCAGATCAACTGGAAGACCGAGAGCTCGTCAAAGTGAAATTCCTCCGGGCCGCCCGCGGCGGCACGAACACCGAGGAGTTAGCCGAGGAACTGGCAAACCGCGTCAACGCTGAGGTGTTCGACACCCGTGGCCACACGGCGGTGATTCGTCGATGA